Proteins found in one Lycium ferocissimum isolate CSIRO_LF1 chromosome 6, AGI_CSIRO_Lferr_CH_V1, whole genome shotgun sequence genomic segment:
- the LOC132061431 gene encoding leucine-rich repeat extensin-like protein 2: MSDPAASISTGLENVVIPSDPPETSEHRTAIQHDEHIARLTQEIENLRGELNRVRDLTNLSITLQSPPPEPRTVAPNPPRFPSLESPVPEHFPPQNNIPTNNNFPPITPANPPNPSPVYIPPQNQPPTYNTYATPNPPPVNPPNQSQVHTPYIPLPTNTNPPPTTTPQNPPNQLPTNTAYNTPPPVQNTPTVQTYPTQHIQGAHFVIPNAQYVPPVYACGNTSPY, from the coding sequence atGTCTGATCCGGCTGCATCTATTTCAACTGGTTTGGAAAACGTCGTGATCCCTAGCGATCCTCCTGAGACCTCTGAACATAGAACTGCCATTCAACACGATGAACATATCGCCCGCCTGACTCAAGAAATTGAGAATCTACGTGGAGAACTGAATCGGGTTAGGGACTTGACCAATTTGTCTATCACACTCCAAAGTCCACCTCCTGAACCTAGAACTGTCGCACCAAATCCACCTCGCTTTCCATCACTTGAATCTCCAGTCCCTGAACATTTTCctccacaaaataatatacctaCCAACAACAACTTTCCTCCAATCACCCCCGCAAATCCACCAAATCCATCGCCCGTTTATATTCCTCCACAAAATCAACCACCTACCTACAATACCTACGCTACTCCTAATCCACCACCTGTCAacccaccaaatcaatcacaagttCATACTCCTTATATTCCGTTACCTACCAATACTAATCCGCCACCTACCACTACTCCTCAAAACCCACCAAACCAGCTACCTACAAACACCGCTTATAACACACCACCACCAGTCCAAAACACTCCCACTGTCCAAACTTATCCAACCCAGCATATACAAGGGGCACATTTTGTCATTCCTAATGCACAATATGTTCCTCCGGTATATGCTTGTGGAAACACAAGCCCGTACTAA